One window of the Xiphophorus couchianus chromosome 12, X_couchianus-1.0, whole genome shotgun sequence genome contains the following:
- the cyb561a3a gene encoding lysosomal membrane ascorbate-dependent ferrireductase CYB561A3 isoform X2: protein MRSTVTFYLCYLLCLALGLACVACVCVWNSRWRGGFAWDGSGLQFNWHPVLMVTGLVVLYGYGAVVYRVPLTWGQNKLPWKLLHAALMLGSLIMSILGLCAVFAVHNAKNTPNLYSLHSWIGITAIILFALQWGVGFAGFLLPCSPVLLRKLLKPVHVWLGGSILLLTTAACISGINEKLFFVLKGNVTYSSLPPEGLLGNSLGVLIIAFGLVVLKILSNIKWQRPDSRPGEIAYTPLQDENE from the exons TGCgtggcgtgtgtgtgcgtgtggaaCAGCCGGTGGAGGGGCGGCTTTGCCTGGGACGGCTCCGGCCTCCAGTTCAACTGGCACCCGGTGCTGATGGTGACGGGTCTGGTGGTTCTGTATGGCTACG GAGCCGTTGTGTACCGCGTGCCGCTGACCTGGGGTCAGAACAAACTCCCCTGGAAGCTGCTGCATGCCGCTCTGATGCTCGGCTCCCTGATCATGTCCATCTTGGGACTCTGTGCCGTCTTTGCCGTCCACAACGCCAAGAACACTCCCAACCTGTACTCGTTACACAGCTGGATCGGAATCACAGCCATAATTCTGTTTGCACTTCAG TGGGGGGTGGGGTTCGCAGGCTTCCTCTTGCCCTGCTCTCCCGTATTGCTCCGTAAACTCCTGAAACCCGTCCACGTGTGGCTGGGCGGCAGCATCCTGCTGCTCACCACCGCCGCCTGCATCTCGGGCATCAACGAGAAACTCTTCTTTGTCCT AAAAGGCAACGTCACGTACTCCAGCCTTCCACCTGAGGGTTTGTTAGGAAACTCATTAGGGGTTTTAATCATAGCCTTTGGCCTGGTGGTCCTCAAGATTCTGTCCAACATCAAATGGCAGAGACCAGACTCCAGACCTGGGGAAATAGCTTACACG CCACTTCAAGAcgaaaatgaataa